TTCTCTCCAAAACAAACAATGTTAATCTAGTTGTAGCGGATGTACATGCCATAAGCATTAAGATCACAAGCTAAAGCTATGCACCTCTATTTAAATCGTAGTACTAATTTTCATTGTTTCTTTCTCATATGACATGTGCCAAAGTCTCTACTATCATTTCATCAGTTTGCAGCAGTGAATTTTTGTACGAGACTACTAGAAAAACCAAATTAACTCTTCTATATTCACTTCTTTTCCATTTTCTTTTCCTCTTAATAGAATAATAAAAACGCAGGAAAAATGTCTCACTCAATATACGACAACTCAAAAGATTGATAAGATTCCAGTTAGGACCGAAGCTCGAAGTTCATTAAGCAACCATAAAACAGTAAAGGTTGCATTTTGCCTATTTCTTAGCATAGGTAATTAACATTGAATTCTGCTGTGTCATCTTGAAACCTTGGAGCCCCTGCATTGCAACCGTTGATTGCATCTCATCTCCATACTCCACAAAGGCTATACCAGGCTTTGTCTCCACCATTCTAACTTCCTTAAAACCAGGATATTGACAAAAGAGCATCTGGAGCATCATGGGTTGTGTCTCCTGGGGAAGATTCTGAACAAACAGTATGTTGTTTGGCGGAGCAGGAGCTTCTGGTACAATAGATTTTACACCGCCAGGATAAGGTATTTGTGACATCTGCATTATTTGTAGTAATGGTAGAAgaagacaaaattaattaaaaaaaaaccatggaGGTTAGACAAGAAACCAGTCTAAGACAAAAAGCCGTCTCAGATAAACATAACAAAAGGAAATTAACTTGGAAACAATATTAATTTAGAAATGACACGGTGATGCACAGAAGAAGTATAAGGTTCTTACTGGAGGTGCTGCACCGTAGGCACCAGGATAAGCAGGATTCAGACCCATTCCAGCTTGATTAGGATCATGCTGGTCTTTTCGCTTCTTCCCTTTTACATGAAAAAACAATGAATATAGCATATcagttaatttaaaaataaatcaacaacaacaaattcaGGCCCAGAAAGTAGAAGATGTCTTTATTAATGTGTTTGAGAGAACTTCTCTATCTTTTCACTAGTCATTGTTCATAATttataaacaaaaacaaataaacacAAGCAGTGTCTGCAAAGTAGCAATTTAAACTATTATTAGAAAACAAAAGACCGGTACAGCTCTACTTTCTCTTATATCAAGATACTATTCTATACGTCTATTGCATATATTTAGCTATTTTAACTTGACCTCTTGCTGAACACCTGAACCCTACAATCAATGGGAGGTGTGAAACTCTAGCAAATTGCTAAGGAGGTCCCCATGAGGAATCATACCTCATGAGGGCAAGCTATAGTTCTGGCCACCCAACCTAACCCTGGTGGATATATATGTAACTTATAAGTGATCAGCAGTCAGATTCTGATGTAACAAACAACGATAAACATTTCAGTTCTCAAAAGGGAGATATCTGTAATCAATGTGACCGTAAATTTTTATATACATACATGGAAATGAATGCCTTGATGATGGTGAGGTTCTATGCCAGACTATGAGTTAAGCTAACAGAGAGGTCCAAGCACAATAGCGGAACCACACACACAAAAGAGAGAGAAGGTGGAATTCCTCACCCTTTTCTTCATGCCTCTTTCGTTTTTCCCGCGGAACAAAAGTACCATCAGCCTTAGCAACTACATCTGATTTCGTTTTGGCATATTGTATTCGCTGTTTTGTCACATATCAGTAAATAAAACAATCAAAACGATATCAAGTTGTAAATTTTATGATTCATTCAGCTGCACTTAAGTCAACGCGCAGACATATTTTTCATTAACTACATCGACAACATGCTCAAACAGATGTAGCAGCATCACAAGACAGAAAGGTTAAAATACAATTCGATggaattttattaataaataagcACCGcagtaaatttattttaaaagaaaGTAAAATATTTTCATAGCTAGAATGAAAACATGTGGGTGATGGTATTTAAAAACAAGCCAACTTTAACACCATCCCAGCTCTACCAGCAGCATTTAACCATTTTACAGTATGCTTGTTGCAAAAAATATGTTGTATTATGTCATAttgtataatttttattttcaattttctctcaaattgtcatatattttttgCACATCACCCTCGCTCTCATCTTTTTCTTACATTTCTTTCGATTTCATCCCTTTCTCTCTCCTTGCTTTCTCATTCATTCTTCTCTTATCACTTCCTCTTTAATTACTTCTAcagaatataatttaaaattgttgattttattttaatatgtaaAAGGTcaatattcaattaatacaaatagTAAATACGACATCTTAATAAAGTATAAAGCCAAACATACTACTGTATAAAAATAATACAACACATTAGTATAAAAATAATACAACACATTACAAcaagaaggaaaaaataaataTCTCCTGCTAGCGGTCCTATGCAGCATCATAAAGCTCGAATAATTTTATTCTGAGCTATACCTGCATGGAGGCAAAATTCTATGATAATGACCTTTATTTTTCCCTTCTCTTAAGCGTCTCCAAAGATAATCAAGTCCTCTCTATGGAATTTGTAACAGATAGACAGTACTAGAGCCGTAGAGCGCTAGAACATCAAAAGAGCTAAGTGCACTACTAAAAAcgagtaaaaagaaaaagaaagtacATAACTTTGCTGAAATTCTGAGATAACAAAGTAGCGAAGAATTTTCGTACTTAAGAAATAATAAAAAGGATCGTGATTGAGATTAGAACGGTACCATAGGCTTGTCGTAAAAGGGGAAGCCCTGCATTTGGCGAAGTGCATTAGTGGCGGAAGACACGTCTTCGAAGACCACCCAAGCTTGCCCTTTGTGCTTCAGCGTCTTGAAAGCTAAAACCTCCAATATCTTCCCGAACTGAGAGAACACTGCCTTAAGCGACTTCTTTAACTCTGTAACCAAGCATTGCTCTTAAAATCTCAGTCCCCAAATCTCATTCAAACCCCCCCAATAAcataaaattcaaaagaaaacaaTTGAGTACCGTCGAGCTTGATTTTTTCGTTGAGATTGTTGATGTAGATGGTCACGTTGGGAGAAACATCAGTTCCTAAGTTGTTTTCTGTCATTTCTTCTTCGTCTTATCTTTTCCTCAACTCTACTCTGACTCTCCCAGGCTAAAATTCTAGTTTTGAGAACTCTCGGAGTTCGGGAATGCTCCCACTGCAATCAAAGGGGCCTTACAAGGGTCCAGGGTTTATGCCAGAATTTGTTGAATTAGACAAATGGCTTAATTGGGGGAAAGGGAAGAGCCCTAATTTTATTTCTGAATGCCTGAAGCTGGATTGCAATTTTTATGGGCCTAATAATTTCTGATGGTCTTGCTCTATAGACCGGACATTGGAATTTGAAAATTTTCATATGAGATTTTTAGGTTACCTCTCTTTATATATGATTCCCATTAAATATGGGGATGGTAATTTTAGCCGTAAACGCCTTTTATGTACTAGCACCTTGTGCTAACTCCAATGCGGAGAGATGGCTTAAATTATTACATTAAAGCttaaccaataaaaaaaaaattaaataaataaatatgaagGCAACGTTGCCAAATTTTAACTCAAAATTACCTCTCCACCTCAGCTTCCAATCTCCACCTTTGACCACTTCTAACAAAGCCTTAGGTAAAGCAACTCCCATTAGAGTTGGCCTTATGGGTAAGTATTACCCGATAAATTAGGATATAGGGTAGGGATAGAGTGCAAAAACATGTACTTATACAGGGTAGGATATGACTATAAGTGTACCACCAAATTATGTTATATTCTAATTAAATTTACaagtataaataatatattatattattatttacaaTCTCTAAtgcattttattatatttttattgattttataagtATAAATAATGTATACTTTATTATAAGTGTTTACTAttcttaatatttaatacatactatatttcatttaattttatatgtatagtttattgatttttgtttctcaaatattatttttatttaaaattttattatagtAGGGTTATCTATGGGTACCCTACGTGCAAAAAAATGTAAAGTAATATGATAGGGAATGCGTACAACTTGTTTTTAGAggaaattacacaaaatatgatatttttttaaactttgaaaaatatagcagtttttttaaagtttcttatggcatattttttttttaacatttttatgggagtttttttctcatatgtttgtaatattttatatttataccaTTTTAATTTTATACAATTTTAGTAACtagttttaatatgttttgaggttatttttataattttaatattttttatcattcatattttataaaacttttttatacatttttaaaaaaacaaaaactaagaTCTTCTTCATCATGTTTTTTATTCCcaatttttattcttattttcttcaatttttttatcTTCTTTAACATTTTATCCGCAGTAATtagttaccactatcaaaacaattttgatttttttttatgtgatGTGTTAGTAATCGTATAtcactgtcaattttttttagtgatGCATGataaccagttaccactatcaaaaccaTTTTTATCTTTTAAGTGATGTTGTGGTaattggttacaactataaaaataattttgattttttagtaatgtaccaATATCAAAATACCAACTGAATTGTAATTGGTTACTTAGTcagatctagaaaaaaaaaacgtatatgaaaaaaaagaattaaattgatCGTGATAGTGACTGGTTACAGTCAggtttgaagaaaaaaattaaaaaaaaatgaaccaATTACCATCGCAACTGGTTACTTATCCAAACctagaaaaaaaatcatatcctaacaaaaaaatataaactaataatcgtaactggttattgttatattattttataatataatgttttagattaaataaatgtgacaaagaatgtcacatattgtaaaatatattagagagttacattatttagatatatgtgaaatatctaAATAAGTAACATATTTGGTATTataaattcaatcacaaatttgtaacttccaaatattacccattattgtgtagatttgttgttacacaatattaaaatgaatttcttaaagtcatatgtgaaatggctgttagagatgtaattttaactcccataatgtgtttggaagttacaaaatcaagtgaaaatgaatttggaacgttttggcaaatttggaaaattggttgctgaaaaaacgtcttgggTCGTGGCCTGAGTTTTTCAGGCCGCAACCCAAGAGGGAAAACACACATCGTGGGCCGCGGCCAATGTTTTTCAGGCAGCGAcctgagcggctgacagcattttccaaacttcggttttatcaaattttgaacgtttccaatagccaagtaactctcaaatctctattttaattccataaacatccaacttatgattggtaatagccatgggggctggtggaatttgaaatttaaagggtgtctcaaaactctataaataggagcttattgctcacttgaaagacacaacttttctatccactagagcacttggctagaaacaccttgaggcttgattattccagaaagcatttccaaaatctgtgaaagatcccttagtgcttgagttagagggaaataagcttttgggcaaaggtttcaaaccttgttcaagttggtgatccccaacactcttcactttggttgtgtgagtgagagttctttgttcattgttctggttcttgttcttttattctattgcttttcatttcttctattattctctatttactcttttaaatgtatattttgttttagagttgtaatctcatctatatctttcattctactacttctagtttatttgtatctttttgtcttagagttgtattttataCTTCTATCattttctacctctttctttatatttacatgtattttttgttatagagttgtaacactttttaatcaataattatttatttgtaatattttgtctagagttgtaaatttcttaccatttctattgaggcaaatatatattttcttaacattcaaaagcttaccctttgtttgtttcaatggaaggtgagaccatcaagattatgaatTATGACCTAGTgcggttggataggtttgatgggtccaatttaactagatggcaagacaatgtgagattccttttgattgctctcaaaatcgcctacattctagagtccactctagaacctctcccaacgccatctgaCAAGGACACtctcgaggaggtggagaaaaggaggaagagggaggaggacaatctcctttgtaggggtcatatcctcaacacccTTTCCgttaggctctatgacctctacaccgagaccaaatcggcaaaggagatatgggatgcactttagacaaaattcaaggcggaagaggaaggtaccaaaaagtttttgatatctcaatattttgatttcaaattttttggtgataaacctattcttcctcaaatacatgaattgcaaataattgttaacaagttgaaagtattaaagattgagcttcccgaggcctttcaagttggtgctattgtggctaaattaccactaACTCGGAAGAGCTATAgaaaaagaatccttcataaaaatgaggattattctttggaggaaatccaaaaacatattcaaatcgaggaggaatcgatatgtagagataaacttgcggaggggtctaatggagagacttccaaagcaaatgcggtgtcacaaccaaaacatcccaaaaacaaagggaaaaagggtaacgagaaatccttgggtccaagaaccaacccaaacaagtttaagggcgagaaaggtccttgctttgtgtgtgggaaaaagggtcactatgctagagagtgtaggcatagaaaagaccagcAAGGATCTAAGgtaaacgcaactcaagaggaaaacatagttgctacccttagtgaggtgaatgcggtccaaggcaaggtgaaagggcggtggtatgatacatgtgccaccgtccatgtcacctatgacaaatcattgttcaagacctttgaagagtcaaagggcaaccatgagattcaaatgggcaatgacggcaatccaaggtacttggcaaatgtaccattgaagtctttttcacttCCGGCAAGAAATTTACATTAGTGagtgtactttatgttcccgaaatgagtagaaatttggtaagtggtgatttgcttggcaagcctggcattaaagccgtttttgagtctggtaaacttattcttaccaaatcaaatgtatttttgggaaaggggtactcttgtgagggtatggttaaattgtgcaccaatgatgtaactttcaatgttatcaataaaaatgttaattccacctatatagttgagtatgattctttatttttgtgacatcttagactatctcatataggtttttcaaccatgaaaagagtagtaaaatgtggtatgattgcatgcaatattaaaaactatggtaaatgtgaaacatgtgttaaggcaaaaatgattaagaaaccatttcctagtgtagaaagatcatctaatttactagatttaatccattgtgatctttgtgaattaaatggtgttttaactagaggttgtaaaaggtattttcttacttttatatatgattttagtagatatacctatgtgtttcttttaaagcataaagatgaaacttttgatgcttttaaattatataaattagaagttgaaaatcaactaaataaaaagattaaggtgctaagaagtgatagaggaagagagtacttctctaatgaatttaatacattttgtgaagaaaatggtataattcatgagtgcaccacaccttatacaccacaacacaatggtgttgccgaaaggaaaaataggacttatatagagatgataaattatatgttggtgttttctaagttgaacttcaacttatggggtgaagcgctattaactgcttgtcacattcttaatcgaataccgatgaagaaaaattaaatatctttatatgagttatggaagggaagaaaacccaacataggatacttcaaagtgtggggtgtcttgcatattgcaagaaaaacgaacctaatagaacaaagttaggttcaagagccataaagtgtgcttttgttggttatgccaaca
The genomic region above belongs to Humulus lupulus chromosome 1, drHumLupu1.1, whole genome shotgun sequence and contains:
- the LOC133795452 gene encoding U1 small nuclear ribonucleoprotein A, with amino-acid sequence MTENNLGTDVSPNVTIYINNLNEKIKLDELKKSLKAVFSQFGKILEVLAFKTLKHKGQAWVVFEDVSSATNALRQMQGFPFYDKPMRIQYAKTKSDVVAKADGTFVPREKRKRHEEKGKKRKDQHDPNQAGMGLNPAYPGAYGAAPPMSQIPYPGGVKSIVPEAPAPPNNILFVQNLPQETQPMMLQMLFCQYPGFKEVRMVETKPGIAFVEYGDEMQSTVAMQGLQGFKMTQQNSMLITYAKK